A region from the Nocardioides exalbidus genome encodes:
- a CDS encoding thiolase family protein, with protein MRAPLATIVGIGELTPRRSTTGESSLGLMAEAAALAVADAGLGHDDVDGLLVGQQYGEMPMHVPASVAEYLGLHPTMANVVDLGGASAAGMVWRAAAAIRAGMCEVVLCVGGAARPATGFPKSSYRAPIREYDVPFGASGANTTYAMIAQAHMDTYGTTAEELAEIAVRARANAQLNPAAIFHGTPITVDDVLDSPMVSAPIHMLEAVMEAAGASAFVVVSPERATSLGRAGAHLLGAGEKVTHRALSGAPAITTGPLKDAMARAMAQAGVGLADLGNYQLYDCYTIVVGVTLEDLGVVGPGKFGPWLADHDFSPTGDFPLNTHGGQLGFSQCGLAGPMSHVVEAVRQLRGEAGERQVPDPRLSMVTGNGATLSEAAAVVLGGTP; from the coding sequence CTCCCTCGGCCTGATGGCCGAGGCGGCCGCTCTGGCGGTGGCCGACGCGGGGCTCGGCCACGACGACGTCGACGGCCTCCTCGTCGGCCAGCAGTACGGCGAGATGCCGATGCACGTGCCCGCCTCGGTCGCGGAGTACCTCGGGCTGCACCCGACGATGGCCAACGTCGTCGACCTCGGCGGCGCGAGCGCCGCCGGCATGGTGTGGCGCGCGGCGGCCGCCATCCGGGCGGGGATGTGCGAGGTGGTGCTGTGCGTCGGCGGTGCGGCTCGTCCCGCGACGGGGTTCCCGAAGTCGAGCTACCGCGCCCCGATCCGGGAGTACGACGTCCCCTTCGGCGCCAGCGGCGCCAACACGACGTACGCGATGATCGCGCAGGCGCACATGGACACCTACGGCACGACGGCCGAGGAGCTCGCCGAGATCGCCGTGCGGGCGCGTGCCAACGCGCAGCTCAACCCGGCGGCGATCTTCCACGGCACGCCGATCACCGTCGACGACGTGCTCGACTCGCCGATGGTGAGCGCACCGATCCACATGCTCGAGGCTGTCATGGAGGCCGCCGGCGCCAGCGCCTTCGTCGTCGTCTCGCCCGAGCGGGCCACCTCGCTCGGCCGGGCCGGCGCCCACCTGCTCGGGGCGGGGGAGAAGGTCACCCACCGAGCGCTGTCGGGTGCGCCGGCGATCACCACCGGTCCCCTGAAGGACGCGATGGCCCGCGCGATGGCCCAGGCCGGCGTGGGCCTCGCCGACCTCGGCAACTACCAGCTCTACGACTGCTACACGATCGTCGTCGGCGTCACCCTCGAGGACCTCGGTGTCGTGGGGCCCGGCAAGTTCGGGCCCTGGCTGGCCGACCACGACTTCTCGCCGACCGGCGACTTCCCGCTGAACACCCACGGCGGCCAGCTCGGCTTCAGCCAGTGCGGCCTGGCCGGGCCGATGTCCCACGTCGTCGAGGCGGTGCGCCAGCTCCGCGGCGAGGCGGGGGAGCGCCAGGTCCCGGACCCGCGGCTCAGCATGGTCACGGGCAACGGCGCGACCCTGAGCGAGGCCGCCGCCGTCGTCCTGGGAGGGACCCCGTGA
- a CDS encoding Zn-ribbon domain-containing OB-fold protein: MTILETFADLSVAPPTPTAESQPWWDALRAGRFTVQSCGACGAAQGYPRTRCVRCWSDDLSLVDATGRAELVTHSEVHRPGQASWGVLAPYYVGLVRLEEGATLLTHLLTDDLPDDRRPRVGDRCDVVPTRVGEWVLPFFRVRNSVESTSPERHGHG; encoded by the coding sequence GTGACCATCCTCGAGACCTTCGCGGACCTGTCCGTCGCACCGCCGACCCCGACGGCGGAGTCGCAACCCTGGTGGGACGCCCTGCGCGCGGGCCGATTCACGGTCCAGTCGTGCGGTGCGTGCGGCGCGGCGCAGGGCTATCCCCGCACCCGGTGCGTGCGCTGCTGGTCCGACGACCTCTCACTGGTCGACGCGACCGGCCGGGCCGAGCTCGTCACCCACTCGGAGGTGCATCGTCCGGGCCAGGCCTCCTGGGGCGTGCTCGCTCCCTACTACGTCGGTCTCGTCCGGCTCGAGGAGGGCGCGACCCTGCTGACGCACCTGCTCACCGACGACCTGCCCGACGACCGCCGCCCGCGCGTCGGCGACCGCTGCGACGTCGTACCGACACGGGTCGGGGAGTGGGTCCTGCCGTTCTTCCGGGTCCGCAATAGCGTCGAGAGCACCTCTCCAGAAAGGCACGGACATGGCTGA
- a CDS encoding MBL fold metallo-hydrolase, with the protein MADSVKLYTLGVGDAFTTRHFNTHVLMDIDGREVFLDCPPYLPKMLATNNREGTRQVEHTQYREIFITHMHADHVNGLEELAYLQYYVTENPIKLYAPQWLLSDIWSSLRPSLEESARGDGGLANFDWFFDAQPIEPGMDLGGFTVDFTETRHHPRCLQYKFDFGGVKFGYAPDAGVDKQKWAWFDDCDLVMHDAWFGPTDALGADIRNLHSPIEDLLSMPQDFQEKTLMVHYADGAYDDDPDQPSEDIGHYRLARQFHTYDLK; encoded by the coding sequence ATGGCTGACTCGGTCAAGCTCTACACGTTGGGCGTGGGCGACGCCTTCACCACGCGGCACTTCAACACCCACGTGCTGATGGACATCGACGGGCGCGAGGTCTTCCTGGACTGCCCGCCCTACCTGCCCAAGATGCTCGCGACCAACAATCGCGAGGGCACCCGCCAGGTCGAGCACACGCAGTACAGGGAAATCTTCATCACGCACATGCACGCCGACCACGTGAACGGGCTCGAGGAGCTGGCCTACCTCCAGTACTACGTGACGGAGAACCCGATCAAGCTGTACGCCCCGCAGTGGCTGCTGAGCGACATCTGGTCGAGCCTGCGTCCCTCGCTCGAGGAGTCCGCACGCGGTGACGGCGGGCTGGCGAACTTCGACTGGTTCTTCGACGCCCAGCCGATCGAGCCGGGGATGGACCTGGGCGGCTTCACCGTCGACTTCACCGAGACCCGGCACCACCCGCGGTGCCTGCAGTACAAGTTCGACTTCGGCGGCGTGAAGTTCGGCTACGCGCCCGACGCCGGGGTCGACAAGCAGAAGTGGGCCTGGTTCGACGACTGCGACCTGGTCATGCACGACGCGTGGTTCGGACCCACCGACGCCCTCGGCGCCGACATCCGCAACCTGCACTCGCCGATCGAGGACCTGCTCTCGATGCCACAGGACTTCCAGGAGAAGACCCTGATGGTGCACTACGCCGACGGCGCCTACGACGACGACCCGGACCAGCCGAGCGAGGACATCGGGCACTACCGGCTCGCGCGGCAGTTCCACACCTACGACCTGAAGTAG
- the accB gene encoding acetyl-CoA carboxylase biotin carboxyl carrier protein, protein MAKTSGKASSGLTFDTVVELLTMLDGSDLPTRVVYKDGPLRLEVERGTVHAPVPAPAPAPALVAAPPAPAPAAPAAAPAPPAAPVHDAPAVAADSEGRGEPVTAPIAGVFYRAPSPDAPAFVEVGQQVSADDVIGIVEVMKLMNTVRAGITGTVVEVCVDNAELVEFEQVLVRIEA, encoded by the coding sequence ATGGCCAAGACGTCCGGCAAGGCCTCCAGCGGGCTCACCTTCGACACCGTCGTCGAGCTGCTGACGATGCTCGACGGCTCCGACCTGCCGACCCGCGTGGTCTACAAGGACGGCCCGCTCCGCCTCGAGGTCGAGCGCGGCACGGTCCACGCCCCGGTCCCCGCCCCGGCTCCCGCGCCGGCGCTCGTCGCCGCGCCTCCGGCTCCCGCTCCTGCCGCACCGGCTGCCGCTCCTGCTCCTCCCGCCGCCCCGGTGCACGACGCCCCTGCGGTCGCCGCCGACTCCGAGGGTCGCGGTGAGCCCGTCACCGCTCCGATCGCCGGCGTCTTCTACCGCGCGCCCAGCCCGGACGCCCCGGCCTTCGTCGAGGTCGGCCAGCAGGTCTCGGCCGACGACGTCATCGGCATCGTCGAGGTGATGAAGCTGATGAACACCGTCCGTGCGGGCATCACGGGCACGGTCGTCGAGGTCTGCGTCGACAACGCCGAGCTCGTGGAGTTCGAGCAGGTCCTGGTCCGGATCGAGGCCTGA
- a CDS encoding CaiB/BaiF CoA transferase family protein: MSRLPLEGVRVVALEQYISGPYCTMWLADAGAEVVKVERPDGGDPRRVFMPQLTGEDGASVSGGFFSFNRNKRSVTLDLASEEGREAYKALVATADVVVENLRPGATDKLGIGYADLSADNPGLIYAAVSGYGRSEGPYAGRPAFDAAILGMAGITHMTGRSGDLPPELPMYGLADMTTAILTGYQILMSLYDRTRTGTGRLIDVSMYDTMVALNERPLMQHAFTGDVITRGPDRFQAPMGAYECADGFISLVVPNDLMWRRVATIIGRPELGTDPATATGAARAANPDGYLPAMLAWMKERSRADVVAAFEKGGVPAGIVQDSADISGCPHLEARGMFVRVQDPDVGEIKMPHAPFTMSDMGPVPAGTVPRLGADNDAVLGALGLDTQQLARATGAVPA; the protein is encoded by the coding sequence GTGTCCCGACTGCCCCTCGAAGGCGTCCGCGTGGTCGCGCTCGAGCAGTACATCTCCGGCCCCTACTGCACCATGTGGCTGGCCGACGCCGGCGCCGAGGTGGTCAAGGTCGAGCGCCCCGACGGCGGTGACCCCCGCCGCGTGTTCATGCCGCAGCTCACCGGCGAGGACGGCGCATCGGTCTCGGGCGGCTTCTTCTCGTTCAACCGGAACAAGCGGAGCGTCACCCTCGACCTGGCGAGCGAGGAGGGCCGCGAGGCCTACAAGGCGCTGGTCGCGACGGCCGACGTGGTCGTCGAGAACCTGCGTCCCGGCGCCACCGACAAGCTCGGCATCGGCTACGCCGACCTCAGCGCGGACAACCCCGGCCTCATCTACGCCGCCGTGTCCGGCTACGGCCGCAGCGAGGGCCCGTACGCCGGTCGCCCCGCGTTCGACGCCGCGATCCTCGGCATGGCCGGCATCACCCACATGACTGGTCGGAGCGGCGACCTGCCGCCCGAGCTGCCGATGTACGGCCTGGCCGACATGACCACCGCGATCCTCACCGGCTACCAGATCCTCATGTCGCTCTACGACCGCACCCGCACGGGCACGGGCCGCCTGATCGACGTGTCGATGTACGACACGATGGTCGCGCTCAACGAGCGCCCGCTGATGCAGCACGCCTTCACCGGTGACGTCATCACGCGCGGCCCCGACCGCTTCCAGGCGCCGATGGGCGCCTACGAGTGCGCGGACGGCTTCATCTCCCTGGTCGTGCCCAACGACCTGATGTGGCGTCGGGTGGCGACGATCATCGGCCGTCCCGAGCTGGGCACCGACCCGGCCACGGCGACCGGCGCGGCCCGCGCCGCGAACCCCGACGGCTACCTCCCGGCGATGCTCGCCTGGATGAAGGAGCGCTCCCGCGCCGACGTCGTCGCCGCGTTCGAGAAGGGCGGCGTGCCGGCCGGCATCGTGCAGGACTCCGCCGACATCTCCGGCTGCCCGCACCTCGAGGCGCGCGGCATGTTCGTCCGCGTGCAGGATCCCGACGTCGGCGAGATCAAGATGCCGCACGCCCCCTTCACCATGAGCGACATGGGCCCCGTCCCCGCGGGCACCGTGCCCCGGCTCGGTGCCGACAACGACGCCGTCCTCGGCGCCCTCGGCCTCGACACCCAGCAGCTCGCCCGCGCGACCGGCGCCGTCCCCGCCTGA
- a CDS encoding Zn-ribbon domain-containing OB-fold protein: MTDTLDLAVVPLTGTHCATCDRGFYPARELCPTCWATDLPAQDLAPTGTIATWTVVRMGKLFEVPYALCYADFAGDVRVLGRVVNWSEDQPLAPGMTVTTHADAETGDHFFTVDHASAPTEQEA; this comes from the coding sequence ATGACCGACACCCTCGACCTCGCCGTGGTCCCGCTCACCGGCACCCACTGCGCCACCTGCGACCGCGGCTTCTACCCCGCCCGCGAGCTGTGCCCGACGTGCTGGGCGACCGACCTGCCCGCCCAGGACCTCGCACCGACCGGCACGATCGCCACCTGGACCGTCGTCCGGATGGGCAAGCTCTTCGAGGTGCCCTACGCCCTCTGCTACGCCGACTTCGCCGGAGACGTGCGCGTCCTGGGCCGCGTCGTGAACTGGTCCGAGGACCAGCCCCTCGCCCCCGGCATGACGGTGACCACCCACGCCGACGCCGAGACCGGTGACCACTTCTTCACCGTGGACCACGCGTCCGCGCCGACCGAGCAGGAGGCCTGA
- a CDS encoding thiolase family protein codes for MAVTTPRIVGAATTPFGKFRDRTLESLAVEAGIAAVRDAGLQRTDIEALFSGNAYAGSLVGQRIGKEMGLDGLPCYNFENACASGASALAQAYRSVRNGEFTTVLVIGVEQLSALGGGLLPIGPGDPEIKAGLTMPAAYAMRTESWLSRFGGKPEDIAQVSVKSRDAASRNPNAQYRTPVTIDEVMESRLVADPITLLQMCPNADGAAAVVVTSDPAAVGDARSVEVLSSAVLSGQFFQGWRDMAWPDITLRAVEQAYGQAGITAKDVDVAEVHDAAAIGEVMYYEALGLCERGEGAAFVLSGRSALAGKTAVNTGGGLLSRGHPLGATGVVQVVELVAQLRGETGANQVDGARVGVAHCTGGGIWGVDNGAAAVHVLARR; via the coding sequence ATGGCTGTCACCACCCCCCGCATCGTGGGCGCGGCCACGACGCCGTTCGGGAAGTTCCGTGACCGCACCCTGGAGTCGCTCGCTGTCGAGGCGGGCATCGCCGCCGTCCGCGACGCAGGTCTCCAGCGCACCGACATCGAGGCGCTCTTCTCGGGCAACGCCTACGCCGGCTCGCTCGTCGGCCAGCGCATCGGCAAGGAGATGGGCCTCGACGGCCTGCCCTGCTACAACTTCGAGAACGCCTGCGCCAGCGGTGCCAGCGCCCTCGCGCAGGCTTACCGCTCCGTCAGGAACGGCGAGTTCACGACCGTCCTCGTGATCGGCGTCGAGCAGCTCAGCGCGCTCGGCGGCGGGCTGCTGCCGATCGGCCCGGGGGACCCCGAGATCAAGGCCGGCCTCACCATGCCGGCCGCCTACGCGATGCGCACCGAGTCGTGGCTCTCCCGCTTCGGGGGCAAGCCGGAGGACATCGCGCAGGTCTCGGTGAAGAGCCGTGACGCCGCCTCGCGCAACCCGAACGCGCAGTACCGCACGCCCGTCACCATCGACGAGGTGATGGAGTCGCGCCTGGTCGCCGACCCGATCACCCTGCTCCAGATGTGCCCCAACGCCGACGGCGCCGCCGCGGTCGTCGTGACCAGCGACCCGGCTGCCGTCGGCGACGCGCGCTCGGTCGAGGTGCTCTCCTCGGCCGTGCTCAGCGGGCAGTTCTTCCAGGGCTGGCGCGACATGGCCTGGCCCGACATCACCCTCCGCGCGGTCGAGCAGGCCTACGGCCAGGCCGGCATCACCGCGAAGGACGTCGACGTGGCCGAGGTCCACGACGCCGCAGCGATCGGCGAGGTCATGTACTACGAGGCGCTCGGACTCTGCGAGCGGGGCGAGGGCGCGGCCTTCGTGCTCTCCGGCCGGTCGGCGCTCGCCGGGAAGACTGCCGTCAACACGGGCGGCGGCCTGCTCTCGCGCGGCCACCCGCTCGGCGCGACCGGCGTGGTCCAGGTCGTCGAGCTCGTCGCCCAGCTGCGCGGCGAGACCGGTGCCAACCAGGTCGACGGCGCCCGGGTCGGCGTCGCCCACTGCACCGGCGGCGGCATCTGGGGCGTCGACAACGGCGCCGCAGCCGTCCACGTGCTGGCCCGCCGATGA